One Eretmochelys imbricata isolate rEreImb1 chromosome 9, rEreImb1.hap1, whole genome shotgun sequence genomic window, ctggttcttgctcacgtggtcagggtctaactgatcgccatatgtgagggtcaggaaggagtttcccctcaggtcagattggcagtgccCTTGGGGGTttgtcaccttcctctgcagcatgtggggtGCCAATCACATGCCAGGATTATCTAGGTATATCTCACTTCAttgtttccctgccattgcaggggccttgggcacaGGTGTACCTTGATCCTTCCAattttctgcctgtggcacataaaaGTCatgtctcctgtgggctgtaatactgtGATCTAATTTCAGCTGTTGGATTTAGTGTGCAGGTGGTGGTGGCCGCCTGTGagttacaggaggtcagattggatgaTCTGGGGGTCCCTTCTGCCTTTAAACTCTGTGACACTCCGACCAGAATCTGCCCTTTGCACCACCAGCACACAACCCAGAATCTGGCCTTTGAATTGAATTTTATCCCCTCCCTTAGCACCATCAGATGCTGACAGTTGCTTCTGCAGCCTCGGTCAGGTCTTATCGCTTCATTTCTTGTTGTTAGCTCTCAGATTACTCTTGCTGCAGACTGGAAAAACCAAGTGCTCCCTCCTTCGACAGACAGCTTCAAACACCTGGGAAGTCTTCAGCATGGAGAAAAGGGGCTAGCCTCCAGCAGAAatctggcagaggggcattgcttgccatgtacattggccaaactgtacagtctctacgtaaaagaataaatggacacaaatcagacgtcaagaattataatgttcaaaaaccagtcggagaacacttcaatctctttggtcactcgactacagacctaaaagttgcaattcttcaacaaaaaaacttcaaaaacagactccaacgagagactgctgaattggaattaatttgcaaactggatacagttaacttaggcttgaataaagactgggagtggatgtgtcatcacacaaaataaaactatttccccatgtttatttctcccccccccccccccccccccccactgttcctcagacgttcttgtcaactgctggaaatggcccaccttgattatcactacaaaaggttccccccttctccccccccccccctcgctggtaatagctcactttacctgatcactctcgttacagtgtgtatggtaatacccattgtttcatgttctctgtgtatataaatctccccactatattttccactgaatgcatccgatgaagtgagctgtagctcacgaaagcttatgctcaaattcatttgttaatctttaaggtgccacaagtcctccttttctttttacagtgacGTGTGGCTCTCATTTGCACTGGCctcagtttgtttacatttaaccCCCTTGAACCACTCCCTTCTAGAGAATTTGACTTCTATGGACTGGGCACTCATAGGCTTTCAGACTGGGGGTCTGCCCTGAGGCCAGCCATCAAAGGCCAGCCACACTGCAGCTGCACCTGTGCAAACCCCTAATACATACAGGCACACGCTATCGCATCAGCAGAGCAGCTTGAACTGCGCCAGTGCAAATAGCCATTCTGCCTGTCTACCCCAAGGGTTTAAACCGGTTCAGCTTTGCTGTGCCTGGCCACTGATGGCAGGAACTGGGGCAAATCCCCAGTGTATCCAAAGCCTTATCTTTGCAGGTGGAAATAAAGTCCACTCTTAACAACAGCCTCTACCTAGTGTGGCTAAAACAGGATGAtggtggtgcagggggtgggatgGTGATTGCGACAGTTTTACCATATCAGAGTTGCAGGGGCTATATTCTATACAGAGAATAGCTGAGATTGTGTCTGAGTTTTCCCTTAAAGCAGGGATTAAAATCCTTTCATAGCATGAGAATAAATGTTTCTCCTAAACAAAATGACACCGCTTGCTCCTAAGGCACAGATTTAATTTTCCAGATCGTTAGCAGTAAATCTTTGCCACAGGTGAGGAGTTAATAATTCACCCTTCCTGAAGTTTCATTGCTGGGAGCTCACATTTCTTCAGACCCCTGTAGGTCCCGGTGGCTTCGTTTTAACACCGGGTGGCGTTGGTAGAGTTAGAGCTATGTGAAATCTCGTACCTTGTTTTTCTGTTTGGGGATAAGGAAGAGGAAGCAGTGTTTTTTCACCCCATGATACAGCCGAGTCATGTTTCTTGGGTCGCTGGTTTCTTCTCTGTGGATCTGGTTGTGTGGCAGAGCCATGGctgagggggagaagtggggagcATTCCCCTCCCACTTAGAAAGAACACAATCCAGTGTAGGACCCACAAACACAGTCCCCTTCGGTGCGCTTGGCTTCATTTGTGTATCAGCTGAAACCCATTGCCtttatttgcttttccttttttcctttccagCCGCTGGTGCTGCTGATGGAGTGGCCCGAAGCCACCAATTTTGCCTGCCTGATAGCAGGCTACTGCCACCTCCTGGTGGACACGAAGAAGATGATCTTTTCTAGGCCGTCCAGCCAGCCACCGCCTCCTCCTCAAATTTCCAAGGCAGGTACGTTTCAGCCTCTGGTTTTTGTGCCCCCTACCCCGCTATTTAGCACAGTTAGGATGGATTCCTTCTGAAATCTCCTCTTCATTGGGATGGAACCAAAACCAACAGGGGCCCTTTCTACACAGCAGGCAGCATTGGCTAGCAGGAGAAAGCTGGGTTTCAGAAGACAGAGGTGCTAGCTCTGGGTATACCACTGGCTCACTGAGTGCCCGTGGTAAATCTCTTAATCTCTTGGTTCCTCTGTCTGTGAAAGGGTATCAGTAATTATACCCCCACCTCTGGTCACACCAAAGCAGCATTTAGTGTCATAATATCCAATCATGGAAGATCTAAGCTGGCTCAGCACATTCCTGTCATTCATAAAGACTTAGTGCCACCAGCAAAAATCAGCACTGGATCCCCACAGGCCAGCTTGCAGTGTCCCTGCAGAGATGATGTGCAGACACTGTGACTCACGATCCTACAGTTGGCATGAGTTTGCAGGGTTCTTCGCTGAGGAGGCTGTCCTGAGCATCTGTGCAGAACAAAGGGACTGTACTTGGGAATGTTTTTCTGCTGCCTTTACTGATCTGCAGAGATGTAGATTCAGACACACCGACATCCTCCAGGGAGTGTTGGAGGAGCTGCGCTGAGGGCTTCTGGCACTGCAGCTGTTGTGCATTAGAACCGAAGGTGTATGGCCCAGATTCCCAaaagtgactcatgattttgggtgccttaatTTTGAGGTGTCCAACCTGAGAACCTTAGAGGGGCCTGGGTTTCAGGGGTGTGTGCTTAGCACATCTGGAAATCACACCACCTTTAAAGGGGactcatgttgggcacccaaaatcaccagtcacttttggaaattttggcCTGTGCAGGGGGCAATACAGAGTGTAGAAGCAGAAGCATTAGCTAGGCAAGGAGATTCTTCTTCGCTAAGATGCACATGGGGTTTCATGTCTCCATTTGAGATGGGGCCACTTGACACTACCTTAAAGGGCCAATACCCATCACAGGATCCCATTCTGTAACTGAAACAAATGTGTCAGGGTAGATCCGGCCTCTTCCTCTGCAGCCACAAAGGACCCAGTGCCACACTGcctgggggcagggttggggagcTCTCTCTGTGTCTTCATGCAGctggatttggggtgtaggacaGGAAAAGAAGTGGAGGGAGGCAATGCATTGGTGGCTGTTTGGATCCAACAGCCAATTTATCCCTGTAGCATGGTGACACAGAAGCGCCTGTGGCCTGCAgggtgaaattctttccccctccagccccactggaACCCGATGCACCAGCCCAGCTGCCCAGGTTTGGTACAGAAGGGTTGGATTTAGCCCACAAAGACAGGTGAGACTCCCTCAGGAGAATGTGTTTCTGCAGGAGGGGTCAGAGAGCCCCCACGGAGTGAGTCATATTACCTGGGCTCTGAATTTCCAGACTGCAGTCAGCCTGTGCCAAAATCTGAATTGTAAAATCAAGCCCTGGTTCCCACTCTTTGCCTGGGAGAGGAGCACATCTGTCTTCCCTGGGGACCACTGAAGTGTCCTGGGGAACCTTAGCTGTTTTTAGGGTATCATGTGCTGGTATTATCAGTTAAATCTGTCTCCCTTTGATGACGTCCCGCAGATCAGCTGTCCTTGACAGGAGCCAGTACACTTTGCTGCAGAATTGTGCAGTCAGGTCATGTGCTTCCCCTGTGAAAATCCTCTCAAAGTTGGTGTTAACACTAACGGTGACAGCTGATAGCTCAGCTGTTTgccagctcctcctttccccacagcccagAAACATACACAGCTGGCCCACAGAAGGGATTCAGATATGCAGCAAAGGTCCCCTCCTTGCCCCCAACTTTCCCTTGAATCAAATGGGCTCTGGCTCTGTGCCGTGGGCAGGTGACTAGTGCCCTGTAGTACCAGGCAAGTACCCTGAGCTCAGTTCCTGAAGCCAGCCTCCTGCTTGCCCCTTGCTGAGGGGTCTGCAGGTGCAACAATGTGCTCAGCCTGAGGctaggaggtgggggaagagggagtgcCTTGCGCTACTCTGCAGTGTGGTCACTTCACTACCATGTAGGCAGAAGTTAGGTGGCTGTGATGTAGGGATGTGGAGGAGGGGATAAAGCAGAGGGCTCGTCCCTCCCGTACAATGGGTCACACTCCCACACAGACAAGTGTGTCACTTCAGCGTTTCACCCCATCTGTTCACTTCAACCTAGACCTGGAGGTTGCCCGCTTCTAGAAGGGAGGgaatagttcagtctccatgtccTGTTTGgtcctcagtctctctcttgagCCTTCTGACGAGGGAGCTGGCTTTGAACTGGTGACCTGGCAGTGAAAGTTCCATCGCCCATCCAAGTCCCCAGAGACGTGCAGTTCCTAAGAAAAGAGGGGTTCATGATGGAGGAGTTGCTGTTTATCTATACAAATTTAGCTCCTAGCCACTGATGTCTCCATTTAAATATATTCTTGTTGCGGTTTTTATACTGCAGGTGATGAACAGTTTAATACAAATGTGCAGATTGGGAGACAAATTGCCCAAGTTGCTGAGCTAATGAATTCAGTAAGgatttatttgattttgtttatACTTTGTAACAAGGAGCTTGTGTCCCTGGCACTAGTTctcagcagagctgtgcaggtCAGCTGCGAATGCAGTCAGAAATCGCTACAAGGCCTGGACTTTATGTCTCACCTTGCACAAAGAAATCTCCAGAGGGTGGAGGACACTCCATACATAATGTTTACTACTGATGCTAGAGGGCTGTAGTTGGTCTAGATGGTCTTAGTatccttggtcctgcctcagcgctgggggctggattagatgaccgCTCGAGatctttccagccctacatttctgtgatcagcaagatccaatggctggaagccagagctagacaaattcaaggTGATTGTAAGGCACAAATCtttagcagtgagggtaattaaccagtggagTAGAATCCCAAGTGGCAGATTccccatcacttggagtctttacatTAAAAAGTAGATGTCTTCCCAACAGATAACTAGTTCCACCACACACTGTTGGGCTGGATGTAGGAACTGCTGGGTGGGGTTCTctggcctggactagatgatcacaatggtctttcTGGCCCTAAAACCTACAAACCATTAGAATGAAGCTGGCAATTTTAGCTGCTGCATCTAGGTGGGAAACTCCCGTTCTGCTGAATGTCCCAGCTGGTTCATTCAAGTAGAAGACATCTGGCACTCTGCTTAAGGCACCTGGTGTTTTTGCTGTGAGCCACAGAGCATATGAGCACGGCACACATCACTGTGCAGTTTGTCAAAGGGTCCTTTCTGCTGGGTCACTGCCCACCTGTTTCTGTTGCTGTTACCCGGCACAGAAATGATACTTTTATGCATGTACTGGACGTTGTATATAAATTCTCTTACGCGACTGAATACTGGTGAATGTGCCACAGAGCTGGCAGGAGACTGCGGTAGCTGGACTGGGGAATGCACCAGGTGTGTTGCTGGAGAGCATATCAGCCGAGCTGGGAAAAGCTCTTGGCACACTGCGAGGGAGGGCGAGGCTTGGCTTAGCTGGGCTGGGAAGTGGATGTGTTGAAGGAGAACAAGTAGCTGTGTCCACCTAGATTGTGCCCTTTGTGCTGCTGCATGTTTCATGCCCACTGTGGTGTCCCAAGGATTTTAAGGCAATAGGTAGACTAGCGGGAGGCAGGTGAGTGTTGGTGACTCCCTACGGTGCATGATGGATTTTTTGACTGTCCCTTCCTTTTCATGGGCACTGCTTTAACATGATAATTGTTATTTTGGTTTAGAATACATCAACCCGCACAACATCCACCGGCCGGCTGCAGTGGGGCCCTCGGGAAAGAAAGAGAGCGGGTTCTTGGGTGGCGCTGCCTCCAGCCCTAGGGAATCCAGCCCTCGAGTTCCCAAGGGGTCGGACTCAGAGCTCGTCAGCTTTTGTTACCTGCACATGCGGGAGCAGAGGAAGCAGCAAGAAAACAGGACAGACATCAATGAaaacctgatcttctttgaggAAACCAGGCCCAGGACCAAATCCGACCCCACTTCCAAAAGCTCCGGCCAAGGCTATGACGGTGTTGCCAATGAGTACAATCCGGATGGCCTTGACCGGGACCGCCAGGCAAGTAGGGCAAGGGCCAACACCATGGACAACCACATGAGGAACGACGCCATGCGCTTCTACTGTAACTCCTGCAAAGCCAAACTCAAGAGCCGGCTAGCCTCTCAGAAAGGTGGCAAGCCTGCCAGCTCCCACGACAACATAGTGGACTTGATGTCCCTCCCGCCTCCGGGGAGCGATGAGGAAGAGGACGAGACCACTGCCCTGCTCCCCGCTATTGCTGCCCCGCCTCCGGGCTTTCGAGATAATAGCTCTGATGAGGACGACCCCAAGCGCAGGGCGGCTGcgcagagccaggagcagggccggCACCTCTGCGGCATCCTGTACGACGAGATCCCCGTGACGCTGATAGACAGCGTGCAAACGCGGACAGTCCGAGACCACGCCCAGGAGCTGGACGATGCCCTGGTGTCCACCCTGCAGGCTCTGGAAGCTCTGGCTGCTTCGGAGGATTGTCCGCATCCCCAGCCACAACAGACAGCAGGTAGTGGAGTAGGCAGAGCTTTTGTGCTTCCATGTACCATCTGGGGGTGagtctccccctccctttctctctcctctcatccttgtctctctctcctccttttgtCTAAGTTTTGATTCATATTTGGAGGGGATTCTGGAAGCACAGTCCTTAGCGAGAGCCCCATCCTGGAACTAGTGCAGAGCGGGAGTAGCCAGGCAGGTGCTGGGAAgcttttggggtgctggaggatGGAATCCTCCTGTCTGAACTGGAGAGCAACAGCAGTCCCCATGGCTGGCGTGCTTCCTCCCTGCAGCTGGGATCCAGCCAGCCACCTGCACCCCAAAAGCCATGCGGGCTGGGCCACAAGGAAGCCCTGCAGAGCAGAGTTCCGACATGCAGGGTGTGCCCTGAGCTGTGAGGGGTCCCCCAATCCTGGCTCCCCGCTCTCTGTGCTATACCCTCCATGGTGCTGCTGAGACAgccctggaggagggggaagtggggtaAGAGCTGCAGGTTCTTCAACACACTGCTGGAAAGATTACAAGCAAACTTGGGGAATTTGCTCCAGACAGTGCAGGGTTGGTGGCGGTCTCAGTGACTCTCTGATCTGTGACCTCTGTCACCAACAACAGCACAGCTAGTGGATGCTGCCCAAATGGGCAGTACTCCAACATGCTTTGACAGCCCCTCAAAGAAACTCAGCGTGATGTTCCGCTGGAAGAAGCTGCGGGATCTGCTGCTGGCCGCACGGTGTGGCAGCTGGCGCAGTGCtgctgccctcccttcccccagggaatTGAGAAAGGGGCTGGGTTGAGAGCTCTGCCTGTGCACAAAGCAGGCCCAGTGTGAGTCCAGAGAGCCCCTTCCCAGACACGCTCTCAGGCTGGAAGGAGAGTTCAGTCTCTGCAGCACACGCCCTCCCTCAGAGCAGCAGTCAGTGTCAGTTGTGAGGGGGACACCTGTCCGCTGTGAACTGGACTGGGACCACGCTGATTTCACACAGGCCAGCAAACAGCTGTCAGATGACTTTCAGTCACCAATGAATTTGAACCAGCCACCTAGAAATGAAAGACCCCATAACCCCGTATCAGTTCCCTGAGACACCCACTTCCCTCGCACCCAAGGCTGATGTCAGGGACAGGGTATCCTGTAGAGATGACGCCATCAGTCTCCAGTACACTGCAGCATCTTCACTGTTCATAATGAAGAAGGGAAGGAAATCCCAGCTGGCAGTATGCAGTAATATCCTGGTTACCCTGCacccataggcaccgactccgtgggtgctcccacggggaaaaaatggtggatgCTCAGCAGCACCCCTGTCagctccccctcagcccccagcgCCTCCTACCTGCCAGTGGGCCCTGCGAATcggtgcctctccctccctcccagccttaagcacaccgcaaaacagctgatcgcggggaggggggggcgggatcctgggagggaggggggaggagcaaggacacggcatgctcggggcagggggcagaactggtgggaagaggcagggcgaggccttgggggaaggggtggagtgggggtagggcctgggacagagccggggttgagcaccccccggcatTTGGGAAAGTCGGCGCCTGTTTCTGGGAAGCTTTGTTACAACCCGTGCCCCTCGTGCATGGGACATGAGAGTGCAGCTGCTTTGGAAATCAGTGGCCCACTCCTTCCCCAAGCACAAACCATTCAGTCAGCCTCTCCTGAGGCAGCTCTTTTGCCTTTGGGTGAAGCAGAGCCAAAGCATGCCTCTCTATGTGACTGATGTGTGCTGGTTAGTAATGATAGTGATGAGCCACCAGATCAACGCTGTGGGACAAAATCACCCCTGGCGTAACCCCGCTGAAGTCAGACATTTGGCCCTGGGCGTTCACCGGGTTATCCTGCCCTGGTAGATTCTGCAGCTGTAAGCCACCTTGGCCAGGTTGCCCTTTTAAGTGCAAATGTGTTGTCAGTTGGATTCCTTCAGGCTCAGTAAAGGGTGATCACACTAAGGCCTGCTGGGCGTGGGCAGCAACACGGGCCTCCCCCAATTCTCACAGATCCCCCTCCACGCTCCAGCAGTGTTGTTACTGCCAGGTTTCCCTCATTGCACCAGACGACTCCCTATGGCTCTACTGTTCCTAGTGCTGGAACCCTTCCCCGGGCCTCTTTCCAGGTTAAATGCTCTTGTTGAATTAAGACAGCAAGCCAGAGTGAAGCTGGCAATCAGTCTCAGTTAGACTTGCCTGGACTAATTCCCATTCACTCACAGAGGCATTGCCCAGAGCTGGTGAGCCAGTCAAGACCTCTCCAAGCTCCCAGCTGTGCTTCTTCTggaggtggtgggaggagggagctgaGGTTCCTCTGCTGAAATTCTCTTTCCCCCAGCAAATGCTGCCGTCTTTGGGACTCTCCTGCCCCTCTGCATTGCTGTCTCCTCCAAGCAGCGGTGAGACCTGAGCATAACGTCCCCATGTTCCTCTTGTGTTTTCTCAGGTCTGATTGTTCTGGCTGCCATCACGCCCGAGTCCTCCTTGGACTCTGGCCACGAAACCAACTCCTCAGAGCTAACCGATGTCTCGGAGATGGTCTCGGTCATGAAGCAGCACCAGAATGCAGCCTACTTCCTGGCCCAGCACATCAACAAAGAAAACCTGCTCGCCAGGAAGGACCTTCCCTTTCGAATccagagctgtgctgcccaagCCGTCCTCACCTCGCCATACCTTCTGGGGCGCCAGGAGCCAGGCCCTTCCTTGAAGTCAGCTTTCTCTAACCAGACCCCCAGCCTCGCTTGCAGCAGGAgtaagcaggagcagcagcccggAGAGCAGAGTTACACTTTGGCTGTCCAGCCAGTACACTCACCGCAGCTGAATGAGCAGAAGAACAGGGGCGTGGCAATGCCGGGCTCCGAATGCAAAGGCCCCAGCCACTCGAAAGCAGCCTTTGAGGTGTCGCTGCACGCTGCGGCTGCCTTGAGCAGGGACCAGGTGCAGGATCTACGGGAGAAGATTCCCAAAGAGGTCCGACTGAGCCCTAAACTAACCCTGGATCCTAAGGGCGGAGTGACCATTTCAGCTGCTCTGCAGCAAGTGGTGAGCAGCAAAGGCTCGCCTGCCCAAGTGGCAGCTGTGGTGGCTAGTCCTAAAGCAGACAAGCAGGCCAGTGTGTGCAGCAGCTGTGTGCCTTCCAGTAGCAAGCATTTAAAATTTAAAGGGAGTCAGCCAACTGTGGAGACCTTGTGTGACTGCCAACCGCAGCCACAAGGTGAAGCCTCTCTGAGCCCGAAAGAGCCTCATGGCAGTAGGGGCAACGCTTTCCATCCCTCCCCTGTGGGTGGCGAAAGACAGCACCTCAAGACTTTTCCTTCAAAGAGCTACTTGCAGAAAGTGAGCGGAGACCCTGGAGGGAAGCCAGCAAGTGGGGAGCCAGGTCAGAAAGCAAAAGGTGATGCTGCTAACCCCGCATACCAGAGACACATTGGTCCTGCGAGCCAAGGGGAGAAAATGCAGCATGAAAGTTGTGCCAAAAGCTTAAAAGCAGAGGATAGCAGTCTGCACCCTCCGTCCACCAGGAGCACCAGCGAGGATCCCAAAGGGCAGATCCAGCTGGTGTCCAGATCTGAGGGCTTGCAGATTAGCACTGTGCCTTCCAAGAAAGCGGAAAAGGTTTTGGAGGCGACCCAGCAGGACTCTGATGTTCCAGCTAAACCCAAAGCCCCAAAAGCCCACTTCAGGTTGAGGAAGCTGTTTTCTGCGACCTTCCCGACACGGCTGAAGAAGGAGACGGACGAGCGGCAGGCCCAGCTACAGAAGGTGAAACAGTACGAGCTGGAATTCCTGGAAGAGCTGCTCAAGCCAAAGACCAAAGGTGACCTCCCGCCACCGGAATACCTGCACCCTTCTGTGCCTGGGCGCTGCAGCTGTCAGCTGAAGAGCAGCCCTGTGCAGAAAGTCCCAGGGATGTCCAGGGAACAGAGGCGCAGCTGCGACTGCAAGCGGATCTGCAGAGGGGTGAGACCGCACCCCAACCAGATAGCCGCACCGGAGCTGGAGAGGCGAGGGAGGGAGAAGACCCCTGACAACCAGAAGCAGGCAGAAGCAGGTAGGCTTACAAGCATGAGCAGCCCTTCTAAGGGCAGGCGGATTCGATCCACAAGCTTAGAGTCCAGAGACTACCGGTCAGATCCAGAGAATAGCATGTCTTGCTTGACAACGTGCACCTCCCGGGGAGAGTGCATGGGGGCACCGCACTACAAGAAGCTGATGCGCCGCTAC contains:
- the FRMPD3 gene encoding FERM and PDZ domain-containing protein 3 — its product is MQEESCDDMECGQLPSDALRQVKIQRDPLYGFGFVAGSERPVVVRSVTAGGPSEDKLLAGDQIVAINDEDVSEASRERFIDLVRSSKDFIILTVLQTHQSPKSAFISAAKKAKLRSNPVKVRFSEQVTVGETDPEMLKKEALLLIPNVLKVFLENGQIKSFTFDGRTTVKDVMVTLQDRLSLRYIEHFALVLEYSSPEQSHKFLLLQDKQPLAHVVQRTHYQGMRCLFRVSFFPKDPVELLHRDPAAFEYLYIQSRNDVIRERFGMDPKPETLLGLAALHIYITVSATRPAQKVSLKTVEKEWGLEPFLPPSLLQLIKEKSLRKSLSQQLKAHQNQPPSGTKVSTTQAKLQYLRILNELPTFAGVLFNTVGLDEKQPATMLLVGPRHGISHVIDLKTNLTTVLSEFSKVSKIQLFRENQGVARVETSILDAKPLVLLMEWPEATNFACLIAGYCHLLVDTKKMIFSRPSSQPPPPPQISKAEYINPHNIHRPAAVGPSGKKESGFLGGAASSPRESSPRVPKGSDSELVSFCYLHMREQRKQQENRTDINENLIFFEETRPRTKSDPTSKSSGQGYDGVANEYNPDGLDRDRQASRARANTMDNHMRNDAMRFYCNSCKAKLKSRLASQKGGKPASSHDNIVDLMSLPPPGSDEEEDETTALLPAIAAPPPGFRDNSSDEDDPKRRAAAQSQEQGRHLCGILYDEIPVTLIDSVQTRTVRDHAQELDDALVSTLQALEALAASEDCPHPQPQQTAGLIVLAAITPESSLDSGHETNSSELTDVSEMVSVMKQHQNAAYFLAQHINKENLLARKDLPFRIQSCAAQAVLTSPYLLGRQEPGPSLKSAFSNQTPSLACSRSKQEQQPGEQSYTLAVQPVHSPQLNEQKNRGVAMPGSECKGPSHSKAAFEVSLHAAAALSRDQVQDLREKIPKEVRLSPKLTLDPKGGVTISAALQQVVSSKGSPAQVAAVVASPKADKQASVCSSCVPSSSKHLKFKGSQPTVETLCDCQPQPQGEASLSPKEPHGSRGNAFHPSPVGGERQHLKTFPSKSYLQKVSGDPGGKPASGEPGQKAKGDAANPAYQRHIGPASQGEKMQHESCAKSLKAEDSSLHPPSTRSTSEDPKGQIQLVSRSEGLQISTVPSKKAEKVLEATQQDSDVPAKPKAPKAHFRLRKLFSATFPTRLKKETDERQAQLQKVKQYELEFLEELLKPKTKGDLPPPEYLHPSVPGRCSCQLKSSPVQKVPGMSREQRRSCDCKRICRGVRPHPNQIAAPELERRGREKTPDNQKQAEAGRLTSMSSPSKGRRIRSTSLESRDYRSDPENSMSCLTTCTSRGECMGAPHYKKLMRRYSVSEIDQTDRTSLSSDIYQDTYPAKQKGLQSEGDPGAHSSAPKSKIQESPRTGDASYVQIAQEKKSQKGSAAFSIQEEMYPSHAELPEEDMEDKKCCSIRYCFYYRKCDVADDGSEKDELSYSIPMQILPGMKLDNQMVPVMSRTLQVLDATACSSPEDSQTQEIDLRTSTFEGSLAKVHALRGHAYALPDGFLAVQMDTNELLTILRQCVVSPEVRDCKPYISQLAEYKQELALKFKEFRASCRRVAAVDKSPTHMLSAITSSFQVLSSLIETFVKLVYIVRSESQRQELLTKVEEVVRNYTFLLRAAEESTARMLSHHQAAEQQSRHSATVATVMSTFTRSLKTLINK